The following coding sequences are from one Mycoplasma mycoides subsp. capri window:
- a CDS encoding BspA family leucine-rich repeat surface protein, with protein MYKKNKKPKYNKEKTICKEIGYFLNKNNEYQIHPFPSTVNKVPKKLPEFITNLTLAFWNNENEIICNLDKWNLKNVTSLNRMFKGAKSFDQDISNWNTSNVVDMQLLFDGAENFNQNLNKWDTSNVLNMEAMFRSAYLFNIDLNKWNTSKVQNMRSMFYEARSFNGDISTWDVSSVKYMEYMFYGVLKFNQDISSWNIKNVINTRSMFKNAIGFNQNISYWNTSNIKEMSWMFHNARNFNQDISSWNVSKVNLFNSFSNNSKIDKNKKYLPKKFISKISKT; from the coding sequence ATGTATAAGAAAAATAAGAAACCAAAATATAATAAAGAGAAAACTATTTGTAAAGAAATAGGTTATTTCTTAAACAAAAATAATGAATATCAAATACATCCTTTTCCATCAACTGTTAATAAAGTTCCTAAGAAACTACCTGAATTCATTACTAATTTAACATTAGCTTTTTGGAATAATGAAAATGAAATAATTTGTAATCTTGATAAATGAAATCTTAAGAATGTTACATCATTAAATAGAATGTTTAAAGGTGCTAAAAGTTTTGATCAAGATATATCTAACTGAAACACTAGTAATGTTGTTGATATGCAACTTTTATTTGATGGAGCTGAAAATTTCAATCAAAATCTAAATAAGTGAGATACATCAAATGTTTTAAATATGGAAGCTATGTTTAGATCTGCTTATCTTTTTAACATAGACTTAAATAAGTGAAATACATCTAAAGTACAAAATATGAGATCTATGTTTTATGAAGCACGCTCGTTTAATGGCGATATTTCAACATGAGATGTAAGCAGTGTTAAGTATATGGAATATATGTTTTACGGTGTCTTAAAATTTAATCAAGATATTTCATCTTGAAATATCAAAAACGTAATTAATACAAGATCTATGTTTAAGAATGCAATAGGATTTAATCAGAACATTTCATATTGAAACACTTCTAATATTAAGGAAATGAGTTGAATGTTTCATAATGCTAGAAATTTTAATCAAGATATTTCATCTTGAAATGTATCAAAAGTTAATTTATTTAATAGTTTTTCGAATAATTCGAAAATAGATAAAAATAAGAAATATTTACCAAAAAAATTTATTTCTAAAATTTCTAAAACATAA
- a CDS encoding DNA-methyltransferase, which produces MKVSPSVFSNKRTKISELGKDIFKNERMEFNHKYGLDGLVMLNNIKDNAIPVVFFDPQYRGVLDKLSYGNEGKRQIKRSELQQMTEEKIVHFIREMDRVLIPTGHLFLWVDKFHLCQGISDWIKDTSLSIVDMIVWDKEKMGMGYRTRRQCEYLIVLQKKPIRAKNVWRLRNIRDVWKEKIVDKVHPHQKPIELQKILIQAVSNPGDVIMDVAAGSFSVLTSCIETGRLFIGTDIKEKQ; this is translated from the coding sequence ATGAAAGTATCACCATCTGTGTTTAGTAACAAAAGGACTAAAATCTCAGAATTAGGAAAAGATATTTTTAAAAATGAGCGTATGGAATTTAACCATAAATATGGCTTAGATGGTCTTGTTATGTTAAACAATATAAAAGACAATGCCATTCCTGTTGTTTTTTTTGACCCTCAGTATAGAGGTGTTCTAGATAAATTATCATATGGCAATGAAGGCAAACGACAAATAAAAAGATCAGAATTACAACAAATGACTGAAGAAAAAATAGTTCATTTTATAAGGGAAATGGATAGGGTTCTTATCCCAACAGGTCATTTATTTTTATGAGTCGATAAATTTCATTTATGTCAAGGAATTTCGGATTGAATAAAAGATACATCATTATCTATTGTTGATATGATTGTGTGAGATAAAGAAAAAATGGGTATGGGCTATCGTACAAGACGCCAATGCGAATATTTAATTGTTTTACAAAAAAAACCAATTAGAGCTAAAAATGTCTGAAGATTAAGAAATATAAGAGATGTTTGAAAAGAAAAAATAGTAGACAAAGTTCATCCTCATCAAAAACCTATAGAGCTACAAAAAATATTAATTCAAGCAGTCTCAAATCCTGGTGATGTTATTATGGATGTTGCTGCTGGTAGTTTTTCAGTTTTAACAAGCTGTATTGAAACAGGTAGATTATTTATAGGAACCGATATAAAGGAAAAGCAATAA